In Phycisphaerales bacterium, the sequence CGCTGAGGCGGGCGAAGCCGGAATAGGCATGGTCTACCTGTGAGGCGAGGTCGGTGGTGTGGAGCCCCATCTTGCTCGCGAGGCCGGCGCTGGAGTTCAGGATCGCGTCCACGCCCGGGCGGTCGCACTCGAAGTGGTAGATGAAACCGAAGGTGCGCAGGCCGACCTTGTACGCCGCGTTCTTGGTGCCCTTGGAACTCGCGAGGAGTGTCGCGCCGGGGGGCAGCGCGGTGATCTCCTGCTCGCAGGCGTAGAACTGCTGCGAGTTCCAAGCGATTCCGGCGAGGATGGTCTCGGTCTGGCCTGGGATGGTGATCGAGGTGGCGCGGAAGCCGACCTCGGGGGTGGCCTTGGGGGCGACCGTGCCGCCGAGCGAGTGGGCGATGAGTTGGGCCCCGAGGCAGATGCCGATGACGGGCAACTGGGCCTCGTGGCATCGTTTGATGAACTCGGCCTCGGCCTGCATCCACGCGAGCGAGGCGATGTCGGTGACGTTCATCGGGCCGCCGAGGATGATCAGGCCATCGACGTCGTCGAGATCGTGGGGAACAGCTCCCGAGACCTTGTCGAGCCTGCGGATGTCGAGTGTGAGGCCGTGGTCACGGAGCGTGAGCCCGAGGCGGCCCGGGGTCGAGATGTCCGAGTGCTGGAAGACGATGATGGGCATGGGCCGATGGTATGGGTGTTGGATTGAGTGTGTTCAAGGCGTCGAGCGATGCCACACGGCGATCTCGCTCACCGGTTTCCGGTGGATGTCGGGCACGCGGCAGCCTTCGGCGGGATATCCCACGGGGATCAGGA encodes:
- a CDS encoding type 1 glutamine amidotransferase; translated protein: MPIIVFQHSDISTPGRLGLTLRDHGLTLDIRRLDKVSGAVPHDLDDVDGLIILGGPMNVTDIASLAWMQAEAEFIKRCHEAQLPVIGICLGAQLIAHSLGGTVAPKATPEVGFRATSITIPGQTETILAGIAWNSQQFYACEQEITALPPGATLLASSKGTKNAAYKVGLRTFGFIYHFECDRPGVDAILNSSAGLASKMGLHTTDLASQVDHAYSGFARLSDRHCLNIAQTCFPLQRRMRA